AAAGGAGATTATATTTGAATTCATTTGATCAAGACAACCTTTTGTTGTTGTAGTAATTGTAAAGAATCCTGATTTGTTTGGCTGGTTTCTGTCGTTTAACTTTATATATAACTCCAGACTGATTGTCAGTGTCCTCTCACAGGGCCATGGAGCTGGGCCGGGAGTGTCTCAGCCTATGGGGGTAAGTCTTGCCGCCTCTTATGTCAACCCCCCTCTTATTTTTCACCTGCTCATCGCTTCGCTGTGGTGTTTTCTCAGCTATGAACGCGTTGATGAAATCATTTGGGTGAAAACCAACCAGCTGCAGCGAATCATCCGCACAGGCAGGACGGGTCACTGGTTGAACCACGGGAAGGAGCACTGCCTGGTATGTTTAaagccatcatcatcatcatcatctcatCCAGTCTTTACGCCGCCGCCGAAGTTAAACGTCTGAAAACCATGCTCGGTTGTCTTCAGGTGGGCGTGAAGGGAAGCACCCAGGGGTTCAACAGAGGCCTGGACTGCGACGTCATCGTGGCCGAGGTAAAGCCTTAATCGCCTACGACAACGGGTCGTCGTTTCTGATTCCTTTCGGCTTGTAATTGCCCGCCTTCTCTGCCTCAGGTCCGCTCCACCAGCCACAAACCAGACGAGATCTACGGCATGATAGAGCGCCTGTCGCCCGGCACCCGGAAGATCGAGCTGTTCGGGCGACCTCACAACGTCCAGCCCAACTGGTAACCGCTGATATAGGCAGATGTTCAAGCAGTGGCTGGCCAGAGTGTTATTGGTTCGATTGTGTTTGCTTGGTTTATTACCTTTACCCTGAGTTTCTTTAGCAAGGCAGTGGTATTCTTGGAGGTGTGTTTGCGGTTGTTGTCGTGTTGGAAAACTGCCCTGCTGGCCCAGTTTCTGAAGGGAGGCTTTCAGAGAGTTGTTGAAGATCTGAGTGAAGATGGGGGACCAGTTGGTCAGCGCCGGCTCTCAGGCTGTAGAGGGAGACATTTATTTCAGGTTCTGGAGCTTTCCTGCTCTTCTGACTCTGAAGGAGTCTATTTACATCTTCCTCAGTGATCCTAGATCCAGGGAGGAGGTCTGGGAGGACCAGGGTTGGTGCATGGGGAGTTTTTCTGTCAGGGTGAGATGTGGATGAGTTGGTGGGAGGCGTGAATTTATGTCTTTGTCCTCTTTGCTTTGCCTCCAGATAAAAGTTAACCTCCACTGGGCTCATTCGACTGTAGACCACCTCAGATGAGAGTTTTTCACTAAACCAAAGCATTGAAAGCcctattttagttattttgttaAGAACAGATATGAAACAGTGCTTCAAAAAGGGAGTTAACTAGACATAGAGCTGATCTAATTCAGTCCAGAGAGTCCTTAAAACCATGAAATAAGCCTCTAGCATGCTGCTGGAATTGGACGCTAGTTTCAGTGATTTCTGGGATTTTAGGTAAATGTTTTCCACTCAAATGGCAAGAATTTTATCAAATCTGCCAAAGTTATGTCAAAATGGAAGTGTAGAAATTTCGAAATGTAAGATTGGTGGGAATTCCTGCTAAAATCTGTGGCGTGGACCCCTAAATGTCGGCTTTCTCGCTTTCTGTCCAGGATAAcgctcggaaaccagcttgacGGCATTCACCTCTTGGATCCAGAGGTCGTGGCCCGCTTTAAGGACCGATATCCTGACGGAGTCATCTCCAAGCCACACCCGTAGCGAGGACACCAGCTTGGAGTTTGACTCTGCTTGGATTTTTATAcctgtgaatatttttttttaataaatattttggaACCAGGTGTACCGTCTCTGTTTTGCCTGAGAATGAATAAAACAAGGTGGAGAGATGTCGTTATGTTAAAATTTTTTAATGTAACccaaatatttcatatttatttttaggtttttaaaaaaaattggatttggggtgaagtaaacaaaaaaaaaaaaaggctgttctATTGATCTGGTCGGTTGAGTAGTAGAAGGTACCGTGGAGCTCTGCTGGTATTTGCCAGTAAACACcagaatagggtgttttcagctgacgtcacgctcacgtgactactcagcgcgtccgccatattgggtggcagtcgtttcgcaccgttgacctgcattgtatgacgccttaggcagtattggaagtgaacaatggggaaaacgtgtttaatggttggttgcacggcccgtggaggtggagatcaacgctctttctatcggcTCGGTGGCACTGGTGGGAGCAGCCTCACTCTGAGCTCATGTTACAGAGGTTTAAAGGCCTGGAGAagctgtgcactgcaaaaaccgaacttaaaataagtaaaaatgctcttaaaagtagtgtatttgtccttgatttgagcaagtaaataggatgatttgccaattaattaagatttttgcacttaaaataggaacaactcatttccatcatctcatttcacatgcaggatgtctaattatcttattttaggggtgaaaatactcattccattggtaaataattttattcacctgctcaaatgaaggacaaatgcactaactttaagaacattttacttatttttagacccgtttttgcagtgtggtgaaCGTTGTGCTGCCTACAGCATTGTTCAGCACAATCTCTctggtggtgggtcagtgttgccATGGGGACCTGTAGAGGATAAATGATGGCACCCTGACTACCATTAGGTAGCTGGGTTCAACCTTTAGACCATTTGCTAGTGCAGTGGGtcccgggttcctcctggtgcatCATGTTTCAAGACTACACAGGCAGCTTCTAGAGGATGAAAGAATTGATACCGCCGGCTGGCCTCCATGCTtcctgacctaaatccagtaGAACATCTCTGGGACATCGTGTTCAGGTCCATTCGACACCACCAGGTTGCGCCTCAGACGGTCCAGGATCTCAGTCATCTTATAAGGAGAGCCCTCTGACGCTGTCAGGCATGTATGCAGGCACACAGCGAGCGGCCTGCCTCATCTGGTTCACTTTGACTTTCTCTGTGACCGTGGATTAAATCCTCTGTGGGTTAATAATGTTCATCATTTTGTTCCTAACATGTTGCCCGTTCCATATCGGTACGATATCCAGCAGGATTTAGTTTCCAGGTAAGATCTGATGTGAAGTATCACGTACACACAGGAAGAAGGAACAATTAAAAATTTATCTTTGAAGGCCCACAATGAACATTATTGGTCATGAATGAATTTAAACTTCTCACTGAAACCCAGAGGCGGCTAGTAAGTAGTTGCTTTTACTCcgttacttttacttgagtcatattattactcaagtagcacaactcttacttgagtaaaatttctggctacccTATTGGCTGCAAGTAACATCTAtcataaataaagaacaaaacttgTGTTAAtgaaaaatgcaccagagagacaaaaaaacgaGTTTATGTTAGAGTAAAACTTCTTACTGGTACAAAAACGttgttattttaaagttattttccatctgctgagctcattgagccatctGGAGGTCAAAtaaacatacagtaaacagtagataatGTCATTGGaggtactttgcactgttctataATAGTTTATacacattaactgctgtaagtattgctttcaagtttaatgttgaaattaattatcaagaaaagtgtttcttctgcctgaattagttgttttgtaatgttatttgtatttttttatttttatatttttgtctgtctgattacatcatttttaaatattaaatcatcagctattaagattagttactcagtacttaaGTAGCCTTCTAACTGAATACTTTTCTACTCTTAAGTAATTTCTTAGCtaactactttttacttttactggaGTACAGATTTTTCCTACTCAACCCACCTCTGCTGAAACCACATAAAGTAAAACATCACACTCACTgctgatataaaaaaagagcgacattttattataaatgtGGTTGTTAGAACACTACAGATGGGAATATTTTAGGTAAGGGAATTATCACCTGGTATAATCTCAGTTTATTGTAGGTAAGTACGTTAAACAACCTTAGTATCAAAgcatttttattacaaaaaaaaacgtttaaaggGGTGAAAGTTAAATCACAGCAGAAACACATAAAGGTTGAAGTGTGGCTCAGTTTACGTCATCCTTTTTTAAAACTACACGAAACAGTGGCGGTGCAAGTTTTCAAACATCATCTCTAGGGTTATCGTCTGctgttccaaaaaaataaaaataaagaagcactttttatttttttttagtaaatcaCTGTAAGGTCTTGGATGTAGAAGGTTAAACTACTACTGGGAAAAAAAGGTAACAGTGCTGTGATTCAGAGTGAATTACTCATGAAGTAAAAATACCCTTTGTGAGGTTCTGTTGGAGCATAGACTAATTTAAAATCAGCCGTTGTCTGGTGAacaaagagaaaacatgcattttCCCCCCTTcatgaatgtgaaaacaaaaagagcagaatAGAAaacttgcaaaataaaaaataaaaatggtaatGCACTTGTTGGTGAAGAAAGCTGTAAACAACATTCTTCTGCTCTTTCTCTCTTCCGTCTGTCCGTCCACACACAGCGAGTCCTCTCCTCTCAGAGTTAAGCTGACCACATCAGTCCGTTTCCCTCCCACTTTTTGAAACCGTTCAAACATCAAGTATGCGGCAGGCACAGGAGACCGGGGCGAAGCGCGGCGCACGGCTGAAGAGGCCGGCCTTTTTTGGGAACGTGTGACGGAGTCTGTTTGGCTCCTCTGCGCTCAGTAGGTGGCGTCCACGGCGTTGATGTTGCTGTCCAGCTGGTGCCTGAAGGAAAGCCGGGCCTTGGTGGAGAAATAGATCTGGGAGCCCCGGCTGAGGCTCCCCGCTCCTTCGCTGTCGCTGCTCCAGGACGTGGTGGAGCACAGACGAGGCTTCGTCTCCTCTGTGGGAACTGTGGGGCGTAGAGGCAAAGAGTTCAGCTACAGCAGATTTTACACTCATAAAACGGCTTTCAGGCTTTCAATATTTGTAAGTATTCATACGTggttttttctttatattttgtcaCTTTGCAGCCACTGACTTCAGTATATTTACTGCAATTGTATGTGGACACATAGAGGTACGTATTATGAAGgcgaaaggaaaaaaatgctacATGGATTATTTTCAGCAACCccgagtcaatactttgtagactGGATAGAGCGCATCTGTGATcagttttcaaatattttcacatGTTCTCCTTTTGACCGAAGTCAGGACTTGGACCGGCCCGTTTTTACCCACTGATGCGCTTTCTTCTGAACCCATTTCATCGTAGCTCTGTTTCAggtcattatcctgctggaagcgGCCTCTAacgcacaggtgtcaaactcaaggcccgccggccgaatccggcccgtcaaggtaaataatccggccctcaagagccaaaaaaaaaggcatcatgtcataaagtagaggcatatatccttttaaagtgtataaagtggctaaatctgtgcctcctgtaagtgtaactcaccccaatatcaacttttttttgcagataaactgtataaactgggcctaaggttgctacttttatgttactgtgcattttttatacttctatgtgaactggaataaaattatgaaatgaaaagtatcgtctatacacctgcaaccggcccttttaatgacttcatgacgccaaagtggccccatatagaaatgagtttgacacccctgctctaacgGGTTTTCTTTAAGGATTGTCTGCCGTTTAGCTGCAGCCATATTCCCAATAATAATAGCTCTCATTTCATTGCTAAATAAGACCATCCCTGTGTCATAATGCTACCACCAGAACTGACCAAAGCGTATAGTGGTTATTATTCTTACAAAGCACCCTGaatgggctaaaaaaaaaggtgcagttTTGGTGCCCTGTTACCAGAGCAGCTGTTTAGCATGTTGGCTGTGCTTCAAACATGGCCTGTGGCAAACTTAAAAAACTGGACTTTGACTTTAGTTCTCCTTGCCACGGTtcaataaaggccagatttaagGAGTGCATGGCTAATAGTTGTCCTATTGCAAGATTTTATTCACTGGAGCTCCATCAAAAGCTTTGTTTCCCCACCTGCTGCTGGGGGGGCCTCCCTGCTCTTGCAGCGCTCTTTGCAGCGTCGGTAGAAAGGGAAGCACTGCAGCATCTTCACGCCCATGACAGAGCAGTCTGGGGACAGAGGAGAAGGAACAAACATGAGTATAAAAGCACCGATAGGGAGAACTCGGCGGCGACTTCCCCTCCGGCTCTCATTAAAGCGTCTTTATCTTCCTGCAGCTCCGCTCACAGTTCCTCATCTCCTCACCTGGTCACCCTTTAATGGGATTATGATGGTGCACTCCAGAGCCACCATAGCTTAATGCGAGCTTGACAGTATCAATGAATGGCTTGCGTGGCCCGGGCAACCAGCCGCTCAGTCAGTGTTTGCTgtgccatcatcatcatcatcatcatcagcagcatcaGCATCACCACCGCCGCCTGCTCCCTAATCCTAGCATAGGGACGTCAGCGCTCTAATGCACCTCAAGGAACGGATCAACTACCCAGTCAGTCAGCTCCAGATTACAGCGAGGAGCCGTGATGTAAACATGCCCCAGCTAATGCAGGCAGACAGGTCCAAACACAAACCCTCCTGTCACCCAGCTTATTTCCTTCATACGAGCctggttttaaacatttggTTTTACGCCATGCAGTCGGCATAGTTTCCGTCTCCACACCAGGAAGAAGTCAGTCACGTTCTGTAGCGTCCATCTGACTGAAGTCCATTTGCTCAGGTATAAGCTGCCTTTGCTTTGAGACACGgagggacttttttttaattttagtctAATTAGGTTAACAAATGGGTCGTTAGAAatggagcagagggaggaaaTGAGTCTTTATCGTGTCCTTTCAGAGTCTGCAGAGACATGCAGGGATTGTCACGGAGTCGACAGCTCTCCAGTAAATCACCATCAAATGTAACATTGACGGTAAATAGTTACAGAGTTTATGGGACGGTACTTATTATACAAGAGAACCGTTTCTGCACAGAGGTTCCTGTTTAGagtaaagtaataaaatatCAGTGACATGATTGGAGAAAGGGTTTGACTCTAGTGAATCAGAGCTAAATGCCAAACGGCTCCAGTCTTATTTTCTTATTCTATATATTCAGGAGCTTTtacagtgtattttttttactgttcttGTTTTAAGTGAGGTTTTATAAGATAATTATGTGCAATCAGTATCTTAAAAAGCCCAAAGCCATGTTCAAAACACTAACTGACAGCTAGCTTTGAACACATTAGCAAGTAATAGTTCAGTGCTTAAAATAAGAAACTTAAAGGAGGAAGAAGCTCCATCGGAGCTACGAGCTGAAGAGAAGTGATCAGGAAGTGGtataaaatgtctctttttttaaagtgaggcCACTCAGCCGTTTGGTGGTATGCTAGGTCAGCGATATAAAGTTTTGCCATGTTTCTGTCCTAAGTAAAGCCGGCAAACATTTTCTCTAACTCACAGTATCTTCAGGTAAGCTCAGGCGCAACATTTTGGAGGACGAGTTCAGAATTTCTCCTCATGAATTTAAAAAACCACGAGGGACGCTCCTGGATTTCTTGTCTAGATTTCAGCTTGAAAAGCGGAGGTATCTTCACCAAGCACAACCT
The DNA window shown above is from Fundulus heteroclitus isolate FHET01 chromosome 14, MU-UCD_Fhet_4.1, whole genome shotgun sequence and carries:
- the si:ch211-237l4.6 gene encoding uncharacterized protein si:ch211-237l4.6: MGVKMLQCFPFYRRCKERCKSREAPPAAVPTEETKPRLCSTTSWSSDSEGAGSLSRGSQIYFSTKARLSFRHQLDSNINAVDATY